One Hydractinia symbiolongicarpus strain clone_291-10 chromosome 7, HSymV2.1, whole genome shotgun sequence genomic window, taagcttattcacaagcctctatgcaattccgtactgcatttccatcatattcgtcatatttggcggaaaatgtttcagcagaatagctttcagacacaatttgttattacagcacaagaattttcggagatttgataagtcaaaaatgtatgcgtaagtcttttgaacgaattttaaccaaaaatcaaaagcaatgattacgtgaaattacacaacaagaaggctagaggcgtttaaagtgtacatatatttaatcaagatctaactttatagatagagccttagccaaatgtgaaaataacgaaaataataagttctaacactgcagtttttatagatttcaaacgtccaccattttccattttaattttaaatcccgttctaaatttgaatgtttgaaatcgttattagtaattcggggcgcattagtggtaactatggctagttttAACTCATATCCGTGAAGATCAGTCATAAATACTCACACCATTTGGCTTGGATTCTTTCCGTACTATCATGACTGCTGGCAGACATGTTGTTGTGGGTTCTTGCTGATTTAAGGTGGGCTAATGTTGAATCTCTTCGtgaaatgcaaaaagaacttttagaaagtgttcATTGTCagacatttttgttttctggagatatttatcccttggtcGGTATAAGTCTGCATCCAAATCCAGGTGCAGACATATAGTTAGCTACATTCCAACTGAGGCAaggtgtgaagataaaggaattattgctttaaggtgagaagtatgtttttcactctccaacacaccttgcattattataaaggttttcagtatattAGCTACGAAAAGCTAGTTAAGGAGAATATTTCACAACAGACTATTAAAAATGAATACAAAAAGGtttaattagctagctagctagccagctagctggctaattgtttttgtaatatgagctCATTGAACAAATTTTTTGTCATTGTGGAGGAGTTCTTTCTCGATTAATGTTTGTGTCGTTATTAGAACcaagaacttgacatctggataagtaaggtcgttgataaaattaaacaactcttcgaatggctattaagaaacaaagtttgttgagtggaaggtcatggtaaaatatattatttttagatctaATTCATTAGgagactgtctatacagcttagcatcgttggtattggtaggtgataattctcttgttgatgttttgagaatcttgacatccatagaacttttcttgcatccttccttttattccaagcatccttgttttttaatatgcttttaaaaaacaaaaagaaaatatttttatatctgaaaaaagtttattcagattttccctgTCCACTATTGTTTGTGGTTCTTTCTCCTAGGAAGGCATTGAAAGCAGAAACAATCAACAACTACCCCTAAGACATGGTCGccttttctatcaatacttgccttaataacagtaataaaaagaaaaattaatacgtTTTACCCACAGATCAGCTTGTTACGGTTTCGAACTCTCTTTTTATACGCAGTGTATATTGCCACGCCCATCTATTTTTCTTCCTTGAGTCGGCTATCATTTGTAACCTTGAACATAATTgagtagtaaaaattaataCCCAAGATGATTACGTATGAACAAATATTTGATCTTTATCGcataacaaaaaagtaatttatgaaaaaaattttttggggggATAATAATCTAtcctaaatacatttttttaaaatatttttgcaccatTTTAAAGCGCAGATCTTATTCTATCTAAtcactgaaaaatattttttttttttaaaaaaaacccatttATTTCGTATACTCAcgccttaaaaaaattattttgttataaaagtaTTGTTAAGTCTGGTGTAGACATCGTTCCTGTGCATctgaacaaatacatgggttgaggtgtgtATGTATCATATAACATTTATgtacatttcatcttcattatcctgatctttctttattcttattgttttattttgctgtccatggctggtgtgatcatttgatccacctagtcatgctgatgaagcctgatattggcagaaacagcaagaatttataaatattgaaatatattcacaattgtctcacttaattgtagttaatccctgttaatctCTGCTGTTCTACAGTTTTTAGTGACATTAGTgcttttatttatctaaaataaaacgtgtaagacggagagttgtttcttataaaaaatgttcttaggagattttcTTATAACTTAGCGTTACTTTTCCTCAATTTTAATGATAATAAGCCAGTCGTTTCGGCAGAAAGTTTTACGGCATATTACTGATTTATTACAGTCCTATACGGCACGGGAAAAGAAAAGTatgaatgtaaaaaatgaattcaaGTTTGTAAACACTGATCTTATGAAACCTAAATGAAacgtaaaaatcaataaaaatatttttttatttatttcgtttTCTAAAACGAATTTTAGCCTGTTGAAACTCCTTGTAAGCAAATTCAAATCTAGCTTCATAAAGTTtcagatcacaaaaaaataacaaacgacCGTTGTAGCTTGGTGAAACTGGCGAAACCAACTGAACGTAAATTaataattcaaaatgatttatttgtaaCAATAAAAGGTTTTTGTACTTTTTGTACCGTTTAACAGGGTAGTTCTGTTATGAACACTTAAAAACTATTAATTCACCTaccgctacactagactggtacCCTCCCGTGTTTCACTAGTCTTGATTGTAAAAACGGTGACAAAAAAAGAAgcccattttaaagttctaccgGCTAAAGCCGTAGAACAACAAGATGAATCAAAAGAcaattttcggcgatttttgtacccaCAAAGCTTAAATAAGCAAAAGCCCCCAGCTGCTAAACTCAAGCCCGGTCCAAATATTGCTGCGCAGCagcaatattttgactaagtcttgaaaaagtctggatccgccccccccctgattacttaattaattaatttagttacagcgaatattgaagtaattgttttaactagctagctagccaagaaTAAAATGGGCTTTAACGAGTTTTATATTGACTGAGTAACCAAAAAGCCGAAGTAACGAGTCTGAAAATGAGAGGAGACGTATTTGTTATAATTTCGTTGtcctgtatttagtatttttgataaaactggatatcagatcatcgttttttttatggacaatgtagctagttaactagccatgTTCAAGAAGCATTCAGACAGAATGTCGCTGAATTTGGttattttaacagttaaacttgacattgttgttgtttccaCCCTATGAAATTGTTTTATCGATAAATTTATTGTAGGAGtaatatatataatcatttccaatgcttcttaaGACTTGttttcgtgcttgtttacaATTTAAGCTACCATTATTCTTGATGACGGGCAATACCGCTCCATATCAGCAACATTTATCAATTTGCCGATGAAGGAAGAGATAGCAAATGCATTACAAAAAGATTTTGATATAGTATTAGAATGGTCGACACGAAACAACTTGGtatttaatgtaaaaaaacGATCATATTTTCAACTAATTAATTAAGTCTAGCGCACAACATGTCGCAGGATGTTATATACAGTGTCCATAGCTACAGCAAAGATTGCGAGAATGGCTGATATTAAAGTTTTATGGATAACTCTCGATAACCAACTACTTGCTCCGCTCACATTAAAAACATAGTAAAGCCATCGTACGCAACGATTTTTTCACTTTGAAGCGACACATGAGGAAGTGCTTGACTAAAGTTCAAAACGTTTCAGCTAGTTTTGTTTCTCGTTACAACAGATTCTAAAATGATTGCCAAAACAAGAGCGCTTACAGCTgccctttttaaaaatatgtcacaAAGGTATTTACGATGTGAAAGCGCCTAAATTTGTTGCCCTTGAGCCGTTAGGACACAAGCGAAAAAAGATAGTGGTGGACGTGATGGTGATTGTTATGCTAGCGGTGGTGATGCTGGTGATGGTGACAatggtggtggtggtgatggtgacaatggtggtggtggtgatggtgACAATGGTGGTTGTGGTTATGGTTATGGTTTTGAAATTTCGGCTTGAATAAGGTTAATTACCCGAAcgcttgtttttaaaatttatatttcaaattatattttctgttttatttACTGTAGCGTCTATATTTCCtctgtcttttttatttttgctcgtgttttaaaataaaacgtgTAATCACTTAATTTATTTCAGAGTTTACTGTGTTTGACAATACAATGTCATATATACCATGGAGGTATACTAAACTATTTACAATATTGCGTCAAAATTTAACTATATTAATTTAGAATTCAATACGTACAATACAGACAAAAACACGACatttttatacatattttagagtaaagaaataaatgaatttttatatgTCGAATTTAAAATATGTTACAAATACAAGGTTTATCTTTTTCCAGGAATTGACTGCGAAGTATTTATTGCAAATTACAGTAAAACagatattttgcaatttttttatataatttttattacggTTTGATAGGTTccctttttaataaagttcaagcaagttccttttttcttttaaacacaAGAGTTTGAATGGCTgagcacaaaattattttttctataaaaaacgcAGACTATGCGCGAAAAACTACGCAAGTTCTGCAGTTCCATCGCGCTCAGAATTGAATACAAGCATATTAACTTTTTGGTTGACCTAATGCTTTGATTGTTTTTCTCTTGTCTTTGATATTCAATTATAAACTTTCGGGTATGCAGCCATTTGGAATGATCTTTGTTAATCATCGTCAAACTATCTGCTTATACACACAACTCAATTATGCCTTTTATCCAACTTTCATCGAGTGATCTGCATGTGGtacgacttgtgacgtcactTCGCTCATACCCATATTTCCCCACATACCTCCATTTATGCTAGAGTAACCGCCAGAACTAGCGTACCCATTGGACCCGGGACGACTACTGTAGCTTGACAATTGTGAGTTGCTTGAATCGTTATATCCGGTCATACCAGCAGTTTGATATGGCCAAGAATTGTTTATTGTGCTACCATTTTGATAAGTTGTTGGCGTACTTCCAGGACTCAACGAGCATGCGCTATAAGGTGAGTTATTTGTTATAGGCGATGTATCACCATTCATTAACTGAGTGCTATCACTGGTTTGGTACATCGGACCCGTATTAACGTTATAACTACTCAagttattataattataatctGTTGGCGTCATATTAGCACCCACTCCTGTTCCAGTAGACTGGGAACTATATTGTTGGTTATATTGTTTCATTCGTGGTGATTTCGGGATGGATGAGGGTGTCGTACTCATTTTAGGATACTGTGCCATTTTGGAACCACTCATGCCAGGGGAGTACATTTGCTTTTGAAATAATGACCTTTAAAACAATAACATAAAACAGGCTTAGTAACGCAACAACAACATTGTCACAACGTAGAAAAAGTGAagtttacaaattaaaaatttaagaaacatgGCCGTGAAATTTTAAGTGGATTATAAGATTGTTCTGATAGTCTGGGGGATAACTTTTTAGGCCTCTCAATTTGACGATGTcacttataatatatttttgtattttctttaaatGTATTTACTTATTCTATTGTCGTCTTTCCTGTCTGAACTTTCGTTTCCCACTAAATAATAAACTATCGGTGAACTGAAAGAGATTAAGTAAACAGATCGCTCCTTTTTTCGATGCcggttgttttaattatttacataatgtaaacaaacacattATGTTTTCTAAACTGACCCCCGAGATAACAATGGCGCTGTGATCTTCGCGCTTTTGTTCTGTGACGAAACAGGTGTGTTTTATGCTACGCAGGTGCACTTCATCACAATTTCCTACCATTTATATTAGCGAAAATTTCGTGTATACTCTACATGACTTTATAATTTCCGCAGGTTTGCATCTTGCTCACCAATAGTTGTTTCATTTAAGAGTTGTTGCAGGTAAACCACTTGGCAGAAATCCCCCCTCCCCCttcttttaaactattatttattttttattttactccaCTTATGACGCATCGATTTAATTCAGCCAAGCTTCAGCTTTTATCaatgttttccattttttaaaaatttgcattctgcaatatttttatttatttggaaATTGTATTGTTCTCACGCGCATGTTCTTTCTTAATCAAGTGTTTTCCATTTTAGATCTTAAAAATTTGATATATAAATATTCTAATAAATAATTGAAAATTgtgaaattacttttttattcagtttctttgtttttgtatCTTATTTTATCACTGTCTGCTTTAAAAATTGGATTATATATGTTAACAAGTCTCGTTTCTATGCACACTAGCCTGTAAACTGCAATGGCACTAGCCATATTTTAAAAGTCatatcattttttaacaattatatAAGAAGCACTTTTACTCATTTTTTACGATTCTTGTAAAAAAAGTGTGTAATAAGCCTCTTCTAAATCACGAATATCCTTAACATTGATAATTCACAGTAAAAATAGAAAGGGATTTTTAACTTGTTTCACAGCATACTAATAAGATGGTCACGTGATCATTAAATTTAAGAtggtgttaagttatttttcacaCGTATCCTGTGAGTTTTCGTGTGTAATGAAGGTTGCTTTATGTGATGCTATGCAAGATTCTCATGAATTTTTAACCCTCTTTTTGCCAGGTAATCAAATATTAATGCTGCACTAAAAAGACAGGGGGGGGCTCAAAATGCTTCCAGATAATCATAACGCGAGTTaaattgtgcataatttatacCTTTATTTGTCGcaatttaaaattagtttttctatATTCATTTTTCTTATGACTTATATGGTTCTACATGTTTGTATGTAGAACGGTTGCTTTGTGTTATTATCTGGaatttataaaaatgtaaattcaTAATAGCCACTACGCCCACTTCCTTCCCAAATAGTGTGCTTGTCATATTTTTATAAGACGTAAGAATTTTTGCTTCGACTTGCTCTCATCATACTCCCGAAAAAATTCTGAATGAACTCTGTCTTCATATTACTacaaatatgcttttttatatATGAAGGAATAGTCAATAAATACCAGACCTGAGAAAGGTAATCAAGATTCCATTATAAAACTGTTCCTTTAAAAGAACCCACCCCTCTCAACCCATAAACAGGCGTACATCACGACTTTCAATTTTCGTTTacttttgttaaataaaaagaaagatattgaAACATGGTCATCTGCAAGGTTTGATTTCTAACACATAAAAGCCTAAGCACTTATTTCGTTCCCAGGTCAATTATATTACGAAAACGCtagaaaatttgttttctttttcttttttttttaatataagataCTTATTCAGGAAAGGTACTACTTTTTATTGCGGAGCATTTGTTATTTATGGAAAAGAGGTAAAAAGTAACCTTTTAACAGAAATTAGTTTGTGTCCTCAGATCCTACTGCCTAAGTAAAATTGTCTTATGGTGTAAAGATTTGTATAGAAAAACTTCGGAGAAGTGTAAGTATGTCCTAAGTCACTGTTCTTGTATATAAAAAACTGTCTTTAACAACAACAGAAAAAGCTGAGCAACGCAGCTACCGAATTTGAGGAAAGCATTTCTATTATTGTCAAATTTTGGAATAATTTTTACtccattttttttctcataaataaTTGATCTTTTTCATCATGAAGTGCAGATGCTTTTGGTGAGCACTCCATCGTAGTGAATCGCATTCTCCCACGCGGTGCAGACAATGACCCACTTTTCTTAAACTGAGTTTGTTATTTATGACTGCGTAATCTATTCCAGTGCTTTTTTATTCACTATATACTTGATGCTAAGTAACCCTGCTACCCTTTTTTAAATATGAGTACCAGAGAATAGTGCTATTTGTTGTGGAGGTAAAACTTTATACTCAGACCAACAAATgagaatttttatatttgttattaaaattcAGCATACCTCATATACGGCTGGACAGAGTAATCCGGGAAAAACCCGTTTGATCCGTTTAACATGCTCAAACGCttctctaaaaaaataacataatttttaCTATCCTGTTATTCCTTAAAAACATCAACAAGTAGTAAGACGTACCATGTTCCCGCTTCAAGACATTGGTTATACTTTCTAAGCGTTGAATATAGTTAATTGCTTCGTCAAGTATTCTTGCCTAAATAACCAATGGTTAAAACAAATTAACTCAAATATTTACACTCGCATTtcttaaataacaaaaaatatgttcGACTCTACCTTTGAAACTCTTCTTTTATCTTTCACTGAAGGGAGAACACACTTTAACCTCTCATAGCCATCTGACAGTCGGCTGTAACGGCGTTTTTGCGTATTTCTATCAACGCCAAGCTCCGTGTCGGCAAGCGACGTCATATCATCTTCTCCATCTAAGAAGTTAGGTGGTTAAAAATGTACTGTTGATTTGTGAATCAGTTTCGCGTGCTtctttttcatacattttgaaTGGCATGGTTTTGGAAGAGCAAGGAACCATTTGTTATTGGTTATGCTGTGGAACCAAAGTGATCTGTGATGTGTGCGGATCGACATTTAAATTTTCTTGTGATATCAGATATTGTTTTTATGATATTGTTTATATattgataaattttctttttctctgatATTTTATTACCAGATCAGTAAAAACACTGTGCAATAATTTGAAGATAAGGAATAACcttattcaattttattttttgttttaattatcaGAGAATTACGttaaaatttttcttcattatttttaaactatcaaaaacatttaattacACTTTATCAAATAGAtttcataaaataaaagataaaaacaaagaaaaaggaaagtatgcttaaatataaacttaaaaattgGTAAATTTATCACGACGAAATTAACCCAGTCGCAGATAATTAATTATTGACACAAAAGTAAAGccgaaaataagaaatataaacgTTATAAAGTGAAGACTACACGATACAGATTAAAATATAtgcatgtaaaaaaaagaaaaaaacttttgggctaaaattttttaaatagtttaaCATCATCAAGCAAAAACGTTAACCCACGAGTTTCgtgttatttacaaatttaccaTAATCAAGCCAGCTGCGCTGATGCGAAAAAGCAAGGTTGGATGGGACGAGTTAAACGTATTTCCCACCCTGGCTGCATATGAAGTTCATTTGTTGTTAgatcatcctcgtccccagggtgtGTTGCCTATACCAAAGCCGCTAGCGTTTACTTGACGTAATTGGTAGATATAAAAATTGTTgatagatataaaaatattgtttctaGGTGAGCATATTTTGAGAATGTTTTTTTACGAAGATAAAAATCATTTAATATTGTTATTGCTGCGAGAGACGATCGTGTTAAAAACACGACTTCTGATATTGCTTCGTTTTTTGTGACTTGCTACTGGCCGTAGTTGAATAATTTGGTGTGCTAAACAACACTAATTACCATAGTTGGCAAGTAATCAAGTTTACACATCAACTGGTGCACCAACAGATAGCTAAAAGGTTTAAAATAAGTGCTGCTACTTCATGTACAATGGATTTAATTGTtcgtttctttttattttttacgaaTATCTCCTCCACCTTGGTATGTTATTCCTAATAAAGCCTTATTTTGCGTTGTAATTGATCAAACCTCGCAATCTGCATTTTATTTGTGGAGATTATTCTTAATCAAACttttatgttcttttttataatCGCATGTAAAAACAAACAGTTTGACGTTTTAGAGACCGCGATCGGGAAAGACCGTGCTATTTACGATAAGATCAAATTAACCTTTCATagatctttatttatttatctattattttatatttattatataactATTAAAAAGACATCAAAACGAGGTAACACTGACGAATAATAACTTACCTTTCTCCTCCTCTGCAGTGTCATCCAGTGAACCATCAGGACTTCTACGTGAAAACTTTCCATTCATTAGATGCGTGTCGGGAGCCACTAACTCGTTTGGTCTCCAAAACTCGTTAAGTAACTCAAAAATTTCATTTGGAAGAGGACCGGTAGGATCCAACGAGTTTTGCGTCATACCGTTCGCGCCGGGATACTGAGAAGGTATTCCGTTTGACAGCCCATTTATCGCATGACTGTTTCCGTTGACTGATGGTGCACTGTTATAACTGCCCGTGGTTATCATTGAATTAGATCCATTGCTACCAGTTGTCAATCCGGTTGATGTTTCTCCCGGAGAGGGACTATAATCCATATCAGCATGTGATGAAGTTGTTGAACATCCACTTTGATTTGTTTGATTTGTAGGAGCGTTTCCTTCTGGATTTTTTGCGTTTGTAACGTAAGGATCctctttttttaccttttttgacAAAGCGTAATCATTAGTGTTAGGTTGAGGCGACGTTTGTTTCACTTGCGGTGGTGATGATATCACTTGAGTGTTTCGCATGCTTGCTGTAGCGGCAGACATTTTTTTCTctaattttctttgtatatatatacagacTATAAATTGTTTCACTAAAATAAACAATTAGATAATTGAATACCAAACTGGCAAGGAGCAGATAGCTATtttaacacttctcttccaattaAAATCTTTCGTGTTATCTACTGAAACACGCATTAGCATAAAGGCGTAACTTGCTTGATGCATATCTCAACATAGTTAACAAAACGTATATAAACCCATATAAACAGCAGCtacaatatatatgtatatgtgtAATATctatatgtatgtatgtattgtCACAACTATTTGCATCAGATTAATGATTGCACCTCGGTCGTGACAAGTAACAAGAGGCAATACAAAATTTCCACTtgagaaaaaaaagcaaaagcgCACTAGTTTATAATACATCAACAATTTGACAGCTGATTTTTCTTCCTTTGTcttcatcttctttttcttctgatCTATTCTTCTGCTACAACGTTTTTTACACCTGTCATTTGAAACGAACCAATCAGAGTGCGTGTTGTTTTGCGATCAACAAATCTATTAAGCctctattaaaataaaaagaaaaagaaagaaatgattcaaacaaaagaattatataCTTCTCTTCGTTTGATTATCACgcaaagaacacaaaaataaataaataaataaatataccaAAAGATATAAAAACTGCTGACTTAGCATTATgagcaagtatttttatttcaaacgaCAATGTACCCATCTCAAGTTTTGAGCTATCGGCTGACTTGTGTTGtattaaacatttaaattttttccttCCATTTTTTTGTCGATTTTACTCGTTTGCACATTACCCAGCAGCTATCCTTTAAAAACAGTCAAAtactaagaataaaaaaaattaaaaataaaaaacttcgaACTGGTTTTCCAcacgtattttctttttaacaacAGAAGCGAGGAATATTTGACAACTTTCTCCCTTTGAGAAAAACAGGCCACCAAAACGTTTTCACTTAAAGTGCAAATTATGTATCACACGCATTCAGCAAAACACTCCAAAAATATCGACCTCCTCACTGTTTCACAAATAGCCTTGTGAATGACCTCAGATTTACTAGAAGCTGCTATTTTTCAGGGGGGTGGATAGGTGTTCAATAAACTAACACTTATttcttttcattattattttaaacttcATCTGCTCAATATTCATTAAACTTTATTtgctattaatattttttatgcttatttttcatttttacaaaactgatttaatttaacaattttttttaaccgtaaaattatTTTAGGTATATTTACTATTTGGACTGCCACTATATCTCTTAGCCAAACGTTCCAACTGCGCTGGCACTATTGCCATGGTGACGCATATCCAAACGACAACCTTACGTTTTGTATACTTCTTTAACGACAAACGATTAAACGCGAGAGTCAAAACTGCTGCTTTTGCTGCAAAAGAATTTTCCGATATTTTCTTAGTTGATGTTTCGCAAGTAACAGAGTAttgtgaaatatttcttttaagcGATATTTTCAAATGACACCATTGTAGACTttctttcattcatttttttaattaaaatacctACACTacgagttgttgttttttttcattaaaaaagtataCAGAGTAAATAAACACAAAGTATTGATACACATGGATGGCTTATTTCATTAGCCTTGCCACTGAACTAATAAACTTACTCAAATTAAATTAATcgtagttttttaaaagctttttgaAGTGTTCCGCAATTTGCACAGCTATATGTACTTAATCTTTGGGGACCATATACCCTTTTCTGTCGTGTAAACTTTATAATGTGTGCTTCGATCAATCTTGCGCCGGTGGCGTCAATATCTCTTTGTAGAAACTGTTGACTCATTTGAGATTGACGGAAATTTTTTTAGCCAAGCAAACTATGTGcccttgttttgtttgtttttgctttaTGAGGTCAAATAAACACTCGGAATGTGTTACTTATGTTCGTAACGTCAAAACAAATGGGGTTAACGccaaataaaattttgaaatctcTGGGTTAATGTTTGTAACACCAAATAAATTGCTGAAGTTTCGGGGTTACCTTCGTGACATAAAATAAATTGCGTGTATGCGAATTCATCATTTTATGCGAATTCTTCATAAGAAACGAAGTAATTCAAAAAGTTGTGTCCAGGATTGTTGTAGaagaacatttttaagaactcgAGCCTTTTGTCATAAAATAGGTGCAATTTTGGGCGGAAATTCTTGCTGATCTTTGTGGACATATTCACGGACGTTCCGTGGATAAGAACAAAACGAAGCTGTGTTCTGCAGGTGCGTTCCCACTATCATAACAAAAGAGGCTCGtgttcttaaaaattaaaaaaacaattttacgaGTTCTTATAAGCGTGTAATTTCAGATattactttttcaaaaaaaaaataaactctcAACTAAATTCAGTGATCATGTTTTGTCCACCAGAGTGAtgactaaataaaaataatgagagTGTTTGCAAACAAAATTGTCTCGTTCTTCGTGCTCGCTTGTGACTGCACCTTGTGCCACCCACCGCTATTTTAAGAAAAGTCCTCAACATAATAAAACCGTTTATCAAATTCGTCGACGTAACACTTAAATCGACAAATAAAGCCTCACATGTTGCATGCATGTTCCTGTTTGGCAATTAGTTACCAGTACTTTCATtccttatatttattatattttaaagcaTTGGATTTGCAGACTCATTCTTGTTTTGTAAACTTTGAgtttctcaaaaataaaaactctaTGATTCATGCGTTATATTAAGCACAAGTTTGAAGCAAACACGTGTCTCTAATTACTGTGATGTTGTGTTGTGAACAAAAACACCTGCACATAGTTACGGATAAAACAATACTGGCCTATAGATAACAAACAGCGAGTTTAATAAGGAGGTCACTGGTGGATTTTTTTATGTAGAATGTGCGTTCAAAATTGTCTTTAAAATGT contains:
- the LOC130648510 gene encoding uncharacterized protein LOC130648510 produces the protein MITYEQIFDLYRITKKRFSYNLALLFLNFNDNKPVVSAESFTLHKVSDHKKITNDRCSLVKLAKPTEPTIILDDGQYRSISATFINLPMKEEIANALQKDFDIVLEWSTRNNLLVLFLVTTDSKMIAKTRALTAALFKNMSQRTQAKKDSGGRDGDCYASGGDAGDGDNGGGGDGDNGGGGDGDNGGCGYGYGFEISA
- the LOC130649528 gene encoding uncharacterized protein LOC130649528, which translates into the protein MSAATASMRNTQVISSPPQVKQTSPQPNTNDYALSKKVKKEDPYVTNAKNPEGNAPTNQTNQSGCSTTSSHADMDYSPSPGETSTGLTTGSNGSNSMITTGSYNSAPSVNGNSHAINGLSNGIPSQYPGANGMTQNSLDPTGPLPNEIFELLNEFWRPNELVAPDTHLMNGKFSRRSPDGSLDDTAEEEKDGEDDMTSLADTELGVDRNTQKRRYSRLSDGYERLKCVLPSVKDKRRVSKARILDEAINYIQRLESITNVLKREHEKRLSMLNGSNGFFPDYSVQPYMRSLFQKQMYSPGMSGSKMAQYPKMSTTPSSIPKSPRMKQYNQQYSSQSTGTGVGANMTPTDYNYNNLSSYNVNTGPMYQTSDSTQLMNGDTSPITNNSPYSACSLSPGSTPTTYQNGSTINNSWPYQTAGMTGYNDSSNSQLSSYSSRPGSNGYASSGGYSSINGGMWGNMGMSEVTSQVVPHADHSMKVG